Proteins found in one Asterias rubens chromosome 12, eAstRub1.3, whole genome shotgun sequence genomic segment:
- the LOC117297767 gene encoding NADH-cytochrome b5 reductase-like — MSSDSELAIECETCNAKKPTEPLASDCCGTGCNPCVFDLYEKELGSWREACERCHDGVGLGTSEHHEPARNIQNLSVDDALSPNEYRSLKLGNITRVSHDSAVYSFNLLGNSRLNLGVGQHMILRGSVNSKMITRQYTPISPSGSRGHFVVLIKVYENGAMSQYIKQWTEGDEVSWRGPFGSFSYQPNKNRRIVMLAAGTGIAPMLQVIRHIVTNDDDETFVRLLFANRTYEDILLRETLNELTAYWNFTVLYALSQGQSGQHPQGYGENFHYGRIDQDMIAEELKTTPEQDTLLLICGTKSFDKDMIKFLNKLDFKGQYFKF; from the exons ATGTCGTCCGACTCCGAGTTAGCCATTGAGTGTGAGACATGTAACGCAAAGAAGCCTACTGAGCCTCTTGCTAGTGACTGCTGTGGTACCGGGTGCAACCCCTGCGTGTTTGACTTGTATGAGAAGGAACTTGGGTCGTGGAGGGAGGCGTGTGAAAGGTGCCATGATGGAGTGGGGTTAGGGACGTCGGAGCATCATGAACCAGCAAGGAACATACAG aacTTGAGTGTTGATGATGCACTGAGTCCCAATGAATACAGGTCATTGAAGCTGGGAAACATCACAAGGGTGTCCCACGATTCCGCTGTGTACTCATTCAATCTCCTTGGCAATTCCAGACTAAATCTTGGCGTTGGACAACATATGATACTCCG GGGTTCTGTGAATAGCAAGATGATCACCAGACAGTACACCCCTATCAGTCCTTCCGGGTCAAGAGGTCATTTTGTTGTCCTCAttaag GTTTATGAAAATGGTGCCATGTCACAATACATCAAGCAATGGACTGAAGGAGATGAAGTTTCTTGGCGAGGACCATTTGGTAGTTTCTCATACCAACCCAACAAG AATCGACGTATCGTCATGCTTGCAGCGGGTACTGGTATCGCACCAATGCTTCAAGTCATCCGTCACATTGTTaccaatgatgatgatgagacaTTCGTGCGTCTGCTGTTTGCTAATCGGACGTATGAAGATATTTTACTTCGGGAAACTTTGAACGAGCTGACGGCATATTGGAATTTCACGGTTTTATACGCTTTGAGTCAA GGCCAGTCTGGACAGCATCCCCAAGGCTACGGAGAGAATTTTCACTACGGCCGCATCGATCAAGACATGATAGCTGAGGAGTTGAAGACTACCCCAGAGCAAGACACCTTGTTACTCATCTGTGGTACAAAATCCTTTGATAAAGACATGATTAAATTCCTAAATAAGCTGGATTTTAAAGGACAATATTTTAAGTTTTGA
- the LOC117297788 gene encoding DNA repair endonuclease XPF-like yields MTEMSSSESAMGQHLTEYENQMFLEIFGEDGLLLLARGLGIDRIALQLLNLYCDPGNLVLVLNATVSEEEYYIEELEKRGVSPMPKIINNEYSTHERKDIYLQGGVLFVTSRILVVDMLTDRLPIDLVSGVLVFKAHKIIESCQEAFILRLYRQKNKTGFIKALSDQPQAFASGLCQLERVLRNLFVRKLFLWPRFHASVTDSMDKHKPDVVEIQLKLSPSMLAIQTAILDIIAACIKEIQRCNPSLDSTEVTVESAIGRKSLEQAIRRQLQPLWHQLTSTTKQLVADLKLLQMLLYYLTQYDSVTFYNFLKSLRTNEKMVTNNSGWLFMDSAEAMFVHAKDRVYGASKKTKGKKGEGSDVKGSSSNVSDKDLSLEENPKWKVLTEIMEEIKRETSKTQTDCHGNRVLICASDDRTCAQLKEYLQDGGRNLLQRLFAKTLGNQSGENTGEAAIQMPNRMANKPASRGRRKAQRSKANDEKSKKDEPLTLTQMVRGSKGDHKHGGEASDSDDAAEEVGGGGGDTDEDVDDKMLSVSSPEAYYGITSAPLTVIHPLHGCKDPYSLSKTLHEVKPLYVILYDAEIQFVRQLEVFKACRPGLPLRVYFLIYSGSTEEQRYLTTLRKEKQAFEHIIKEKATMVLPEEIEGRGEITPQLSRDQQSASSSQQSSRAGGRSTKTLAQQKIIVDMREFRSELPSLIHKRGIDIEPVTIEVGDYILTPEICVERKSISDLIGSLASGRLFNQAMSMTRYYKNPVLLIEFDPKKSFSLQSKSTASSEITFNDLSSKIALLTMHFPKLRILWCPSPHATAQLFEELKVGREQPDAAAAATITASEEAQQAKYNHGPYDMLLKMPGVNVTNCRRLLKSVRDFTELSILTQEQLAKILEHSGNATLLWSFLHSKGTVDQDPKASNQAGKIQKGGRRPFYGRKKGGKR; encoded by the exons ATGACAGAAATGTCTTCTTCCGAGTCTGCAATGGGTCAACATCTTACAGAATATGAGAACCAGATGTTTCTGGAAATTTTTGGTGAAGATGGTTTATTGCTTTTGGCGAG AGGTTTAGGTATTGATCGAATCGCCTTACAGCTTCTAAATCTGTACTGTGATCCTGGCAACCTGGTTCTTGTATTGAACGCAACTGTATCGGAAGAG GAATACTACATTGAAGAGCTAGAAAAGAGAGGTGTGTCACCGATGCCCAAGATCATCAACAATGAGTACAGTACTCATGAAAG GAAAGACATTTACCTTCAGGGCGGAGTGCTGTTTGTTACCTCCAGGATCCTTGTTGTTGACATGTTGACAGATCGGTTGCCCATAGATCTGGTCTCTGGGGTTCTAGTGTTCAAGGCACACAA GATCATAGAGTCGTGCCAGGAAGCGTTTATTCTCCGTTTGTATCGTCAGAAGAACAAGACTGGATTCATCAAAGCCCTGTCTGATCAACCACAAGCCTTCGCATCTGGGTTATGTCAACTAGAGAGGGTCCTAAGGAATCTCTTCGTCCGGAAACTGTTCTTGTGGCCAAG ATTTCATGCTTCTGTCACAGATTCCATGGATAAGCACAAG CCAGATGTTGTTGAGATTCAACTGAAGTTAAGTCCCTCGATGCTCGCTATCCAGACGGCCATATTGGACATCATTGCCGCTTGCATAAAAGAAATCCAAAGATGTAACCCATCG TTAGACAGCACTGAGGTGACAGTGGAGTCGGCCATTGGTCGTAAGTCCCTGGAGCAAGCCATCCGACGACAACTACAACCACTCTGGCATCAGCTG ACCTCTACCACCAAGCAACTTGTGGCTGATCTGAAGCTGCTGCAAATGCTGCTGTA CTATCTGACCCAGTATGACAGTGTCACATTTTACAATTTTCTAAAATCCTTACG aacaaatgaaaaaatggttacaaataaTTCTGGCTGGCTGTTCATGGATTCAGCTGAAGCGATGTTTGTG CATGCCAAGGATCGGGTGTATGGAGCTTCGAAAAAGACGAAAGGGAAGAAAGGTGAAGGGTCAGATGTCAAGGGGTCAAGCTCTAATGTCAGTGACAAAG ATCTGAGTCTCGAAGAGAACCCAAAGTGGAAAGTACTAACGGAAATTATGGAGGAAATTAAGCGAGAGACCTCCAAAACAC AAACTGATTGTCATGGGAACAGAGTATTAATCTGTGCCAGTGACGACCGCACGTGTGCTCAGCTGAAGGAATACCTCCAAGATGGCGGCCGCAACCTTCTACAGAGACTCTTCGCAAAGACGCTTGGGAACCAGTCTGGAGAGAATACGGGTGAAGCGGCAATACAAATG CCAAACAGAATGGCCAACAAACCAGCCAGCCGTGGAAGAAGAAAGGCGCAGAGATCAAAAGCCAATGATGAGAAGAGCAAGAAGGATGAGCCTCTAACTCTTACCCAGATGGTCCGAGGGAGCAAGGGAGATCATAAGCATGGG GGAGAAGCCAGTGATTCTGATGATGCAGCTGAAGAAGTAGGAGGAGGAGGGGGTGATACAGATGAGGATGTGGATGATAAGATGCTGTCTGTGTCTTCACCAGAGGCTTACTATGGTATCACCTCTGCACCTCTCACTGTTATCCACCCACTGCATGGCTGCAA AGATCCGTACagcttgagcaagacactgcaTGAAGTCAAACCCCTCTATGTCATTCTATACGATGCTGAGATTCAGTTTGTTAGGCAGCTGGAG GTGTTCAAGGCATGCAGACCAGGGCTTCCTCTCAGAGTGTATTTCCTCATCTACTCAGGGTCCACTGAGGAGCAACGATACTTGACTACACTCCGCAAGGAGAAACAAGCATTTGAGCATATTATCAAGGAGAAAGCT ACAATGGTTTTACCTGAAGAGATTGAAGGTCGCGGAGAGATCACACCCCAGCTGAGTAGAGACCAGCAATCTGCGTCTAGCTCCCAGCAGAGCAGTAGAGCAGGAGGGCGCAGCACAAAGACACTTGCGCAACAAAAG ataATTGTAGACATGCGTGAATTCAGAAGTGAACTGCCATCTTTAATTCATAAACGAGGCATAGATATAGAGCCAGTAACAATCGAG GTCGGGGACTACATCCTAACGCCCGAAATCTGCGTAGAGAGAAAAAGCATCAGTGATCTGATAGGATCGCTGGCATCAGGGAGGTTGTTCAATCAAGCCATGTCTATGACTCGCTACTACAAGAATCCAGTACTACTCATCGAGTTTGACCCCAAGAAGTCCTTCTCATTGCAA TCAAAGAGTACCGCCTCCAGTGAGATCACCTTCAATGACCTGTCATCAAAGATTGCTCTCCTCACAATGCACTTTCCAAAGCTGCGTATTCTATGGTGTCCCAGCCCTCATGCTACGGCTCAACTCTTTGAAGAATTGAAG GTCGGACGTGAGCAGCCAGACGCCGCAGCAGCTGCAACGATAACGGCGAGCGAAGAGGCACAACAAGCCAAATACAACCACGGACCCTACGACATGCTGCTCAAGATGCCAGGGGTGAACGTCACCAACTGCAG GCGCCTTCTCAAGTCCGTCAGagatttcacagagctcagtATCCTCACCCAAGAGCAGCTTGCCAAGATCTTGGAGCACTCGGGAAACGCTACCCTGCTCTGGTCATTCCTCCACTCTAAGGGAACGGTTGACCAGGACCCCAAAGCATCAAATCAGGCGGGAAAAATCCAGAAAGGCGGGAGGAGACCGTTTTATGGGAGGAAGAAGGGAGGGAAGAGGTGA